In Glandiceps talaboti chromosome 6, keGlaTala1.1, whole genome shotgun sequence, one DNA window encodes the following:
- the LOC144437051 gene encoding uncharacterized protein LOC144437051, translated as MEGHKLTNVTSLGRQYRRGKTVSEELGQLLVSDILRNGGNKLTGDIPRGVLTLVAKKYKFSRYGVHNIWKRYVKNNACAVVAKETTYTGKLSQNDIAYLESLKTDEPSISYKEMKQQLTQFSATNVSLMTICRAVKHKFSHGPWTFKRVTRVAEQRFTLENLQYTQAYLDSLHDIDPWRLKFMDESGFRVTTVANPNYGHAFLGQRAVQVRRYDPTPNMTLNLLAGLQGVAHVQTLDGASNSMHFADFIRQCVETVDEYGVRALQPGDFLVVDNAPIHHSDIARELNLWLNMQGIEVIFTPKYSPEFNPVEFCFNKIKRTLERPPLSELAYRNLSVAIYSAVEEVSPADVHGFFSATGYLFV; from the coding sequence ATGGAAGGACATAAACTAACAAATGTGACTTCACTCGGGAGGCAATACCGTCGAggaaaaacagtttcagaagAACTCGGTCAGCTCCTCGTAAGCGATATCCTACGAAATGGCGGAAACAAACTCACTGGTGATATTCCTCGTGGAGTACTTACATTAGTGGCAAAGAAGTACAAGTTTTCGAGATATGGGGTGCACAATATATGGAAACGATATGTCAAGAATAATGCCTGCGCAGTTGTGGCTAAAGAAACAACATATACGGGTAAACTGTCCCAGAATGACATTGCATACCTCGAATCATTGAAGACAGATGAACCATCAATATCATACAAGGAAATGAAACAGCAACTGACACAGTTTTCAGCGACGAACGTATCTTTAATGACGATATGTCGGGCCGTGAAGCATAAGTTCAGCCATGGGCCGTGGACATTCAAACGAGTAACAAGAGTCGCGGAACAAAGATTTACTTTAGAAAATCTACAATATACTCAGGCATATTTAGACAGTTTGCATGATATCGATCCTTGGAGACTTAAGTTCATGGACGAAAGTGGTTTTAGAGTGACAACTGTAGCAAATCCGAACTACGGTCATGCCTTTTTAGGTCAACGTGCAGTACAAGTAAGACGATACGACCCTACTCCAAATATGACTTTGAACTTACTCGCTGGTTTACAAGGAGTCGCACACGTTCAAACTCTTGATGGTGCATCCAACTCTATGCATTTCGCTGATTTTATTAGGCAGTGTGTTGAGACAGTTGATGAGTACGGCGTCAGAGCACTGCAGCCTGGAGATTTTCTAGTTGTCGATAACGCACCTATACATCATAGTGACATAGCGCGGGAACTGAATTTGTGGCTGAACATGCAAGGTATCGAGGTTATTTTTACTCCCAAATATTCGCCGGAGTTCAATCCAGTTGAGTTCTGCTTTAATAAAATCAAAAGGACTCTAGAACGACCTCCACTATCAGAGCTTGCCTATCGTAATTTGAGTGTAGCAATTTACTCAGCTGTTGAAGAAGTTTCCCCTGCGGATGTTCATGGATTCTTTTCAGCAACAGGCTATCTGTTTGTTTAg